One Nonomuraea angiospora DNA segment encodes these proteins:
- a CDS encoding alpha/beta fold hydrolase — MLATAIMMLATVLPLSAPQAATAADDEGKRGITWGPCEEEPTVECGTLAVPIDWSKPYGATVKLALARRKATDPSARIGSLLTNPGGPGNSGVNDILRPSGFSEDIQRRFDIVGYDPRGVARSGSTTCTASVYNEMPYPVMTSQADYDKWVAFDAKLHADCRKQTGPLYDHLDSANVARDMDAIRAALGESKLTSYGVSYGTLAQQMYAEMYPNRIRAMVLDSNMDHSLNVKAFQVTEAATVQDSFDEFVAWCERDTDCVLHGRDVKALWKGLLEKADRGELYWPGFTDRPVSAHNLLWLGVVLNEAPAWRQEAKVLLALAGGPVPDDMGNPPGNGPVGGEFAELPTAILCQDWNLSLRDYDEYAEVMRASNAVAPDLRYNPMPMGDMPLCQGHQVPVNNPQHRLRYTGSTPLLVGTSKHDPDTPYEWSANVARQLGTKATLLTYEGWGHGIYGMTQCTTEAMDNYLISLTVPAQGASCPAEEPQG; from the coding sequence ATGCTTGCCACCGCCATCATGATGTTGGCGACGGTTTTACCGTTATCGGCGCCCCAGGCGGCCACCGCCGCGGACGACGAAGGGAAGCGCGGCATCACCTGGGGGCCGTGTGAGGAGGAGCCCACCGTCGAGTGCGGCACGCTGGCCGTGCCGATCGACTGGTCCAAGCCGTACGGGGCCACCGTGAAGCTGGCGCTGGCGCGGCGTAAGGCCACCGATCCGTCCGCGCGGATCGGATCCTTGCTGACCAACCCGGGTGGGCCCGGCAACTCCGGGGTGAACGACATCCTGCGGCCGTCCGGGTTCAGTGAGGACATTCAGCGGCGGTTCGACATCGTCGGCTACGACCCCCGGGGCGTGGCTCGCAGCGGCTCGACGACCTGCACGGCGTCGGTGTACAACGAGATGCCGTACCCGGTGATGACCAGCCAGGCCGACTACGACAAGTGGGTGGCCTTCGACGCGAAGCTGCACGCCGACTGCCGTAAGCAGACCGGCCCCCTGTACGACCACCTCGACTCGGCCAACGTGGCGCGCGACATGGACGCCATCCGGGCCGCGCTCGGCGAGAGCAAGCTGACCTCGTACGGCGTGTCGTACGGCACGCTGGCCCAGCAGATGTACGCCGAGATGTACCCGAACCGGATCCGGGCCATGGTGCTGGACAGCAACATGGACCACAGCCTGAACGTCAAGGCGTTCCAGGTGACCGAGGCGGCCACCGTCCAGGACAGCTTCGACGAGTTCGTCGCCTGGTGCGAGCGGGACACCGACTGCGTCCTGCACGGCCGCGACGTCAAGGCGCTGTGGAAGGGCCTGCTGGAGAAGGCGGACCGCGGCGAGCTGTACTGGCCGGGCTTCACCGACCGCCCGGTGAGCGCGCACAACCTGCTGTGGCTCGGCGTGGTGCTCAACGAGGCGCCGGCCTGGCGGCAGGAGGCCAAGGTGCTGCTCGCCCTGGCCGGCGGGCCGGTGCCGGACGACATGGGCAACCCGCCCGGCAACGGGCCCGTGGGCGGTGAGTTCGCCGAGCTGCCGACCGCGATCCTCTGCCAGGACTGGAACCTGTCGCTGCGCGACTACGACGAGTACGCCGAGGTGATGCGCGCCTCCAACGCGGTGGCGCCCGACCTGCGCTACAACCCGATGCCGATGGGCGACATGCCGCTCTGCCAGGGCCACCAGGTCCCGGTCAACAACCCGCAGCACCGGCTGCGGTACACCGGGAGCACGCCGCTGCTGGTGGGCACCTCCAAGCACGACCCCGACACACCGTACGAGTGGTCGGCCAACGTGGCCCGCCAGCTCGGCACCAAGGCCACGCTGCTCACCTACGAGGGCTGGGGCCACGGCATCTACGGCATGACCCAGTGCACCACGGAAGCGATGGACAACTACCTGATCTCGCTGACCGTGCCCGCGCAGGGCGCCAGTTGCCCGGCGGAAGAGCCGCAGGGCTGA